Proteins encoded together in one Ogataea parapolymorpha DL-1 chromosome III, whole genome shotgun sequence window:
- a CDS encoding sulfiredoxin has protein sequence MSVQSSSIQKIEYLPLDQIIRPIPPVLDYSKIDTMVSTLNGQPMASPTCNIEDITPGELPPIDVLTVSENGEKKYFAFGGCHRFQAYEKSGKQLVKCKILPCTKKQLRLYLGSSVDSYFEE, from the coding sequence ATGTCCGTTCAAAGCAGCTCAATTCAAAAAATAGAATACTTGCCTTTAGACCAAATAATTAGACCGATTCCTCCGGTACTCGACTACTCAAAGATCGATACAATGGTTTCAACATTGAATGGACAGCCAATGGCTTCTCCCACCTGCAATATTGAAGATATAACTCCAGGTGAACTGCCTCCCATCGATGTTCTTACCGTTTCTGAAAATGGTGaaaagaaatattttgCATTCGGAGGATGTCATAGGTTTCAGGCTTACGAGAAGAGCGGTAAACAGTTGGTGAAATGCAAGATTCTCCCTTGCACGAAAAAACAACTTAGACTTTATTTGGGTTCCTCCGTGGACAGCTACTTCGAAGAATGA
- a CDS encoding STU2 Microtubule-associated protein of the XMAP215/Dis1 family, protein MDGGDDTDYKSLPLEERLQHKVWKVRLEAYEEVNSMFQNSSSEDDECFGRFLKSPDLLKKMVMDSNVVAQEAGINAICSFVEFGGSNACIKTRSQVISAIAEKGLASTRAGTKQKSINALLWYIELDSPHPVIESLLPALSAKLPKLVAGVVAALNEIYSNFGCKVCSPKLVLDVIPQLFAHADKNVRAETTNLSITLRSYMGNVFDTIIFEKLKPIQQKDLAKAFDKIEGTPTPKRLLRSHQVQIAEIRTGSDDVSMVDVQEQSSDQLDAFDLVDPVDVLSKIPSDFKLRIESPKWKDRVEVLEETLNEFKHPKLKNDDYMDLIRILSKCLKDANIQVVTLASKIIERLGNGLQQDFHRYVLILISPLLERTKEKKQSVLDAISAALDVCFKFSSLSELLEPTLQYMSHKTPQIRIESSKFLIRCLKQTETVPKKQEVDSIMQISLRLMSDSLAPIRDLACEITATLMKIVGERQLRSYLEGIDSKKTKKIDEYLSSCEVKAIGTKQKSAAAPLQKVSVPTTFHKNGLLDSAMTAGQGRSTTPNLSQISEPSLTSRKLASTSTTIPSKRGPSSPLKSSTGTGKMNLTSRTLKPTSSQSLSRAQYTTPSLNSSERELLESLKAEKLEWSQKRKELQCQLDTKTEEVARLNKKLDEQQVRLTEATMAVKSKDIQISRLHSDLDQSESKIRELQYQLQQALSEKVTVKEEPNDNLKSSLQKLETLDSKSDLNRRISDLSIHNGIEKENYVGFNTGGTTSTRSKFSSGLYDVDSNDDSWRKAAEVTNQLKARIEMMKSKSRTFNQL, encoded by the exons ATGGATGGAGGAGATGATACCGATTATAAGTCGTTGCCACTTGAGGAACGTTTGCAACACAAG GTTTGGAAAGTTCGTTTAGAAGCCTACGAAGAGGTGAACAGTATGTTTCAaaattccagcagcgaggaCGATGAGTGCTTTGGCAGATTTCTAAAAAGCCCTGATTTGCTTAAAAAAATGGTTATGGATAGCAATGTGGTCGCGCAGGAAGCAGGTATTAATGCTATCTGTTCTTTTGTGGAATTCGGAGGGTCTAACGCTTGTATAAAAACTCGAAGTCAGGTTATCAGTgcaattgcagaaaaagGGTTGGCATCCACTAGAGCAGGTACCAAACAGAAATCGATCAATGCGCTTTTATGGTACATCGAACTGGATTCTCCCCACCCCGTTATTGAATCTCTACTACCAGCATTGTCAGCAAAATTACCAAAGCTTGTGGCTGGTGTGGTTGCGGCTTTGAACGAAATCTACAGTAACTTTGGTTGCAAAGtttgttctccaaaacttgTCCTAGATGTAATCCCCCAATTGTTTGCTCACGCTGATAAAAATGTTCGGGCTGAAACAACAAATTTATCAATAACCTTGAGATCTTATATGGGGAACGTGTTTGACACAATCATAtttgagaaattgaagCCAATTCAGCAGAAGGATTTGGCGAAAGCCTTTGATAAAATTGAGGGTACACCGACGCCAAAGCGTTTACTGAGATCGCACCAAGTTCAGATTGCTGAAATTAGAACAGGCTCAGATGATGTCTCAATGGTTGATGTACAGGAGCAATCTAGTGACCAATTGGACGCctttgatctcgttgatcCTGTTGATGTCCTTTCCAAAATACCAAGTGATTTCAAATTAAGAATCGAATCTCCTAAATGGAAAGACAGGGTTGAGGTCCTGGAAGAGACTTTGAATGAATTCAAACATCCCAAACTTAAAAACGATGATTACATGGATCTGATAAGGATCTTAAGCAAATGTCTTAAGGATGCCAACATACAGGTAGTGACGTTGGCTTCTAAAATAATCGAAAGATTGGGAAATGGACTACAACAGGACTTCCATCGTTATGTTTTAATTCTAATTTCACCACTGCTTGAAAGaacaaaagagaaaaagcAGTCGGTGTTGGATGCCATTTCAGCAGCACTCGATGTATGCTTCAAATTCTCGTCTTTGAGTGAACTTCTTGAGCCGACGCTTCAGTACATGTCTCACAAAACACCTCAAATTAGGATCGAAAGctccaaattcttgatCAGATGCCTCAAGCAAACAGAAACAGTACCGAAAAAGCAAGAAGTTGATTCAATTATGCAGATTTCTCTACGACTAATGTCCGATTCGCTGGCCCCTATAAGGGATCTTGCCTGTGAGATTACGGCGACGCTTATGAAGATCGTTGGTGAACGACAACTCAGGTCATATTTGGAGGGAATAGATTCAAAGAAAACCAAAAAGATCGACGAATACCTAAGCTCCTGTGAAGTGAAAGCAATTGGAACGAAACAAAAATCCGCAGCTGCTCCCCTCCAAAAGGTATCGGTACCAACAACTTTCCACAAAAATGGGTTGCTTGATTCCGCTATGACTGCAGGGCAGGGTCGTTCAACAACTCCGAACTTGAGCCAAATTTCCGAGCCTTCTTTAACATCCAGGAAGCTAGCAAGTACGTCAACCACAATACCATCTAAGCGTGGACCTTCCTCTCCTCTAAAATCATCAACAGGTACCGGCAAAATGAATCTGACTTCAAGAACACTCAAGCCCACCAGTTCCCAGTCCCTGAGTCGAGCTCAGTACACAACACCCTCACTTAACTCTTCGGAACGAGAGCTCCTTGAGTCGTTGAAGGCAGAAAAATTAGAGTGGAGCCAAAAAAGAAAGGAACTTCAGTGTCAGTTGGACacaaagacagaggaaGTCGCTCGCTTGAATAAAAAATTAGATGAACAACAGGTGAGGCTGACAGAAGCAACTATGGCCGTCAAATCGAAAGATATTCAAATTTCTCGGCTTCATAGCGATCTGGATCAAAGTGAATCAAAGATAAGAGAACTGCAATATCAATTGCAGCAGGCATTATCGGAAAAGGTCACGGTGAAAGAGGAACCAAATGACAACCTGAAAAGTtctctccaaaaactcgaGACATTGGACTCAAAATCGGATTTGAACAGAAGGATCTCCGACTTGAGTATCCATAATGGCATAGAAAAAGAGAACTATGTTGGATTTAATACCGGAGGAACCACTAGTACAAGAAGCAAATTCAGCTCAGGTTTATACGATGTCGACTCGAACGATGACAGCTGGAGGAAAGCTGCTGAAGTCACCAACCAGCTAAAGGCAAGAATTGAGATGATGAAATCCAAATCTAGAACATTTAATCAATTATAG
- a CDS encoding electron transfer flavoprotein subunit beta — MSSKIRILLPVKRVIDAALKPRINKAQTGVESAGVKFSINPFDDIAVEEAIKIKNAHKDKVESIHAVSIGPSKAQDILRVALAKGADTSTLVDVKDQEVEPLQVSKILKKLQEKHNSNLIILGKQAIDDDSNQTGQMLAGLLNWPQATNASKVKINADNTVEVEREIDGGVEVVKASLPMIITTDLRLNEPKFVTLPKMMKAKKKPLEILKVDDLGITLENRLETIKLEDPPVRQGGAKVGSVDELISKLKELKAI; from the coding sequence ATGTCGTCCAAAATAAGAATTCTACTTCCTGTCAAAAGGGTGATTGATGCTGCACTCAAACCTAGAATCAATAAGGCACAAACAGGAGTTGAGTCCGCTGGAGTGAAGTTCAGTATCAACCCTTTTGACGATATCGCTGTTGAGGAGGCCATAAAAATTAAGAATGCTCACAAGGACAAAGTCGAATCCATTCATGCTGTCTCCATTGGTCCAAGTAAAGCACAAGATATATTAAGAGTTGCTTTGGCGAAAGGAGCCGACACGTCGACATTAGTGGACGTGAAAGACCAAGAAGTTGAACCACTTCAGGTTTCCAAGATTCTCAAAAAGTTGCAAGAAAAGCACAATTCAAATCTGATCATTCTTGGTAAACAAGCTATCGACGACGATTCCAACCAAACCGGGCAAATGCTGGCCGGACTTTTGAACTGGCCTCAGGCAACTAATGCGTCCAAGGTTAAAATAAACGCAGACAACACTGTTGAAGTTGAGCGAGAAATCGATGGAGGTGTGGAAGTCGTGAAGGCTTCCTTGCCAATGATCATCACTACAGATTTGAGACTTAACGAGCCAAAATTCGTtactcttccaaaaatgaTGAAGGCTAAGAAGAAGCCGCTGGAGATCTTGAAGGTTGATGATTTGGGTATTACTCTTGAGAACAGATTGGAGACGATTAAGCTTGAAGACCCTCCAGTGAGGCAAGGTGGTGCTAAAGTTGGCTCTGTTGATGAGCTGATCTCCAAGCTAAAGGAGTTGAAGGCTATCTGA
- a CDS encoding Methylthioribulose-1-phosphate dehydratase, which produces MPCCSCHEIDFGIDVGVDNNHLIASKDPTHPANMICELCRLFYTNGWCTGTGGGVSIRDANKAYIAPSGVHKERMVPSDMFVMDLESKEYLRKPAKYKASACTPLFLDIYNIRDSGACIHTHSQNAVMVTLLFDKYFEISSIEQIKALPKVTEAGNLWYSDKLTIPILENTEREEDLSESLQQCIKSHPNTTAILVRRHGIFVWGENIWKAKVYNEALDYLMELAIKMKQFGIPTVKQE; this is translated from the coding sequence ATGCCGTGCTGCAGTTGTCACGAGATCGACTTCGGAATCGACGTGGGTGTCGATAATAACCATCTTATTGCCTCCAAAGACCCCACACATCCTGCAAACATGATCTGTGAGCTTTGTCGTCTATTTTACACCAATGGATGGTGCACTGGCACTGGCGGAGGAGTTTCTATTAGAGACGCTAACAAGGCATACATTGCCCCAAGTGGTGTCCACAAGGAAAGAATGGTTCCCTCGGACATGTTTGTGATGGATCTAGAATCAAAGGAATATCTTAGAAAGCCTGCAAAATATAAGGCCTCTGCTTGCACACCACTGTTTTTGGATATCTATAATATCAGAGACTCGGGAGCATGTATCCACACCCACTCTCAAAATGCCGTCATGGTGACATTACTTTTCGACAAGTATTTTGAGATCTCGTCCATTGAGCAAATCAAAGCTCTTCCCAAGGTTACAGAGGCTGGTAACCTTTGGTATTCAGATAAATTGACTATCCCAATTTTGGAAAACACAGAAAGAGAGGAAGATCTATCTGAGAGTTTGCAGCAATGCATCAAAAGCCATCCCAATACGACTGCTATCCTAGTCAGAAGGCATGGAATATTTGTTTGGGGAGAGAATATATGGAAGGCCAAGGTTTACAATGAGGCATTGGACTATTTGATGGAACTTGCTATCAAAATGAAACAGTTTGGAATTCCAACGGTGAAGCAAGAATAG
- a CDS encoding endoplasmic reticulum membrane protein encodes MSEGKTCCGGACVSKSGYDLLTWKDPSVSGKVFGSLVGSLLLLKSVNLLSIVFYISAFVLAVSALGEYAGKLATGQGFVTRFRPEYKNVIGRYAEEYASHAANLIKNAELKLQEIVYSKNIESTLKVAGVAYILYKLTSWFTLWTLLFTATLTAFSVPPLYLKNQKQIDDAIVTYTKVAKDKLAELLQLIKEKTGPALENAEKKLGPVGSFIRSKVPVRTAGSTIGDIPAADSTASTAQSAPSVPSAAPSASTETGDDAITNPLADVKKQAEAAL; translated from the exons ATGTCTGAAGGTAAAACCTGTTGTGGCGGTGCCTGTGTGAGCAAGTCAGGCTATGATTTGCTGACTTGGAAAGACCCATCGGTCTCCGGCAAAGTGTTTGGATCTTTGGTGGGATCCCTGCTTTTGCTGAAGTCGGTCAATTTGCTCAGCATCGTCTTCTATATTTCCGCTTTTGTTCTGGCAG TTTCCGCACTGGGCGAATACGCCGGTAAGTTGGCCACCGGACAAGGTTTTGTCACCAGATTCAGGCCAGAATACAAGAACGTGATTGGCCGGTACGCTGAGGAATACGCCAGCCACGCGGCCAACCTCATCAAGAATGCCGAGCTCAAATTGCAGGAGATCGTCTACTCGAAGAACATTGAGTCCACCCTGAAGGTGGCAGGTGTCGCCTACATCCTTTACAAGCTGACCTCCTGGTTCACCCTCTGGACTCTGCTCTTCACGGCTACTCTGACCGCATTCTCCGTTCCTCCTCTTTACTTGAAGAACCAAAAACAGATCGATGATGCTATTGTCACCTACACAAAGGTTGCCAAGGATAAGCTGGCCGAGCTGCTTCAATTGATTAAGGAGAAGACAGGCCCAGCATTGGAGAACGccgagaagaagctggGTCCAGTCGGTAGCTTCATTAGATCCAAGGTTCCGGTCAGAACTGCAGGATCTACTATTGGTGACATTCCGGCTGCAGACAGCACGGCATCCACAGCCCAATCGGCTCCATCCGTtccttctgctgctccttCCGCCTCCACCGAGACCGGTGACGACGCCATCACCAATCCATTGGCCGACGTGAAGAAACAGGCAGAGGCTGCTTTGTAA
- a CDS encoding GTP-binding protein codes for MTPASKEYRLVVVGPPVVGKSALTIRLTQSEFANEYDPTIEDSYRHYCEINGVPSSLDILDTAGQEEYSSMRDLYMKTGEGFLLVFSLTDRKTFEEISSFYNQIMRVKGEQVAFPPLILVGNKSDLVDERQVSKDEAVTLASRMGCAYIETSAKTGLNVTEAFHNLVKIIINNGYKHAGLVGTTFPDPSEEAKERQKQTTGNKKGKKEARSTTSENPATGTGTGVNGSTVQAAGANDSSHVSGAGTGGESKHKKDGSGGCCIIM; via the exons ATGACACCAGCA TCCAAAGAATACAGGCTTGTTGTTGTCGGCCCACCAGTTGTGGGAAAGTCTGCATTGACGATAAGACTGACCCAATCGGAGTTTGCAAACGAATATGACCCTACAATTGAGGATTCCTACAGACATTACTGCGAAATCAACGGAGTTCCTTCTTCTCTGGATATTTTGGACACTGCAGGGCAGGAGGAGTACTCTTCCATGAGAGACCTGTATATGAAAACGGGCGAAGGGTTTCTTTTGGTGTTTAGTTTGACGGACCGCAAgacttttgaagaaatcaGCTCGTTTTACAACCAAATAATGAGAGTCAAGGGCGAACAGGTCGCATTTCCTCCCTTGATTCTGGTAGGAAACAAATCCGACCTGGTGGACGAAAGACAGGTGTCGAAGGACGAAGCAGTCACGCTTGCATCGAGAATGGGCTGTGCTTACATTGAGACTTCGGCCAAGACAGGCTTAAACGTGACAGAAGCATTCCATAATTTGGTCAAAATTATCATAAATAATGGCTACAAACACGCTGGCCTGGTGGGCACCACATTCCCCGACCCTTCGgaggaagccaaagaaagacAGAAACAGACCACAGGTAATAAAAAAGGCAAGAAAGAGGCTCGCTCGACGACTTCTGAAAACCCTGCCACAGGCACGGGAACTGGAGTCAATGGGTCCACCGTCCAGGCTGCCGGAGCTAATGACTCTTCTCATGTCTCCGGTGCTGGCACTGGTGGTGAATCGAAGCACAAAAAGGACGGTTCTGGGGGCTGCTGTATTATCATGTGA